A region of Procambarus clarkii isolate CNS0578487 chromosome 48, FALCON_Pclarkii_2.0, whole genome shotgun sequence DNA encodes the following proteins:
- the LOC138351098 gene encoding sericin-2-like: MRSQQAAGSMRSQQAAGSMRSQQAAGSMRSQQAAGSMRSQQAAGSMRSQQAAGSMRSQQAAGSMRSQQAAGSMRSQQAAGSMRSQQAAGSMRSQQAAGSMRSQQGP; the protein is encoded by the coding sequence ATGAGATCCCAGCAGGCAGCAGGGTCCATGAGATCCCAGCAGGCAGCAGGGTCCATGAGATCCCAGCAGGCAGCAGGGTCCATGAGATCCCAGCAGGCAGCAGGGTCCATGAGATCCCAGCAGGCAGCAGGGTCCATGAGATCCCAGCAGGCAGCAGGGTCCATGAGATCCCAGCAGGCAGCAGGGTCCATGAGATCCCAGCAGGCAGCAGGGTCCATGAGATCCCAGCAGGCAGCAGGGTCCATGAGATCCCAGCAGGCAGCAGGGTCCATGAGATCCCAGCAGGCAGCAGGGTCCATGAGATCCCAGCAGGGTCCATGA